From the genome of Vulpes lagopus strain Blue_001 chromosome 2, ASM1834538v1, whole genome shotgun sequence, one region includes:
- the IL11 gene encoding interleukin-11, with protein MSAGALGALQLPGVLTRLRADLFSYLRHVQWLRRAGGPSLRTLEPELGALQARLDRLLRRLQLLMSRLALPQAPPDPPAPPLAPPASAWGGIRAAHAILGGLHLTLDWAVRGLLLLKTRL; from the exons ATGAGTGCAGGGGCGCTGGGAGCCCTACAG CTCCCAGGTGTGCTGACACGGCTGCGGGCGGACCTGTTCTCCTACCTGCGGCATGTACAATGGCTGCGCCGGGCAGGGGGCCCTTCCCTGCGGACCTTGGAGCCAGAGCTGGGTGCCCTGCAGGCCCGGCTTGACCGCTTGCTGCGCCGGCTGCAGCTCCTG ATGTCCCGCCTGGCCTTACCCCAAGCACCCCCAGACCCACCAGCTCCCCCGCTAGCCCCCCCAGCTTCAGCCTGGGGAGGCATCAGGGCAGCCCATGCCATTCTTGGGGGGCTGCACCTGACCCTTGACTGGGCTGTGCGGGGCTTGCTGCTGCTGAAGACTCGGCTGTGA
- the TMEM190 gene encoding transmembrane protein 190: MVASGIPALSLFLLMQGSVDGNGIQGFFYPWSCEGDVWDRESCGGQAAIENPNLCLRLRCCYRDGVCYHQRPDETMRRKHMWALGWTCGGLLFLISSICLFWWAKRRDMLHLPGFLKGKCDLSRTVSLLSKDRGTLSDKKTSAGSVPTSLPTEGNADVSGATEGEGTTEGGEETEGGEDED, from the exons ATGGTGGCCTCTGGGATCCCAGCTTTGAGCCTTTTCctgctgatgcagggctcagtag ATGGGAATGGAATCCAGGGATTCTTCTATCCATGGA GCTGTGAGGGAGATGTGTGGGACCGGGAGAGCTGTGGGGGCCAGGCCGCAATCGAGAATCCCAATCTCTGTCTGCGTCTACGCTGCTGCTACCGTGATGGGGTCTGCTACCACCAGCGGCCAGATG AAACTATGCGGAGGAAGCATATGTGGGCACTGGGCTGGACATGTGGAGGCCTCCTCTTCCTAATCTCCAGCATCTGCTTGTTCTG GTGGGCCAAGCGCCGGGACATGCTGCACCTTCCAGGGTTCTTAAAGGGCAAATGTGACCTGTCGAGGACCGTCTCTCTGTTATCCAAGGACCGGGGGACTCTGAGTGATAAAAAGACATCTGCGGGCAGCGTGCCAACCTCCCTTCCTACGGAGGGGAACGCGGATGTGTCAGGAGCCACTGAAGGGGAAGGGACGACAGAAGGGGGTGAAGAAACGGAAGGTGGAGAGGACGAAGATTAG
- the TMEM238 gene encoding transmembrane protein 238: protein MAAAPAVGAPQGSPPGAQSPPAGAPVPASGLGRCRMALLMAVALDVAGMAALLTGVFAQLQVRGRDFGDLLIYSGALLVFLSLLGWILWYTGNIEISRQELERDYGLRPSALARLARKLSRRWSAPASGPRAAPGSQGTRRAARAPPPPAAGSRRVRLQLATLEAGPGAAGAGPE, encoded by the coding sequence ATGGCGGCGGCGCCGGCGGTGGGCGCCCCGCAGGGGTCCCCGCCGGGTGCACAGTCCCCACCGGCTGGCGCGCCGGTGCCCGCGTCCGGTCTGGGCCGCTGCCGGATGGCGCTGCTGATGGCCGTGGCGCTGGACGTGGCGGGCATGGCGGCGCTGCTGACCGGCGTGTTCGCGCAGCTGCAGGTGCGCGGCCGCGACTTCGGCGACCTGCTCATCTACTCTGGCGCGCTGCTCGTCTTCCTGAGCCTGCTCGGCTGGATCCTCTGGTACACCGGCAACATCGAGATCTCGCGCCAGGAGCTCGAGCGCGACTATGGCCTGCGGCCCTCGGCGCTGGCCCGCCTGGCGCGCAAGCTCTCCCGCCGCTGGTCTGCGCCGGCCTCCGGCCCGCGCGCCGCACCCGGCTCCCAGGGAACGCGCCGAGcagcccgcgcgcccccgccgcccgccgccggctCCCGCCGCGTACGCCTGCAGCTAGCTACGCtcgaggcggggccgggggcggcgggcgcgggccccGAGTGA
- the RPL28 gene encoding 60S ribosomal protein L28: protein MSAHLQWMVVRNCSSFLIKRNKQTYSTEPNNLKARNSFRYNGLIHRKTVGVEPAADGKGVVVVLKRRSGQRKPATSYVRTTINKNARATLSSIRHMIRKNKYRPDLRMAAIRRASAILRSQKPVMVKRKRARPTKSS, encoded by the exons ATGTCCGCTCACCTGCAGTGGATGGTCGTGCGGAACTGCTCCAGCTTCCTGATCAAGAGGAACAAGCAGACGTACAGCACG gaGCCCAACAACCTGAAAGCTCGCAACTCCTTCCGCTACAACGGTCTGATTCACCGCAAGACTGTGGGCGTGGAGCCGGCGGCCGACGGCAAGGGTGTGGTGGTGGTCCTGAAGCGGAGATCAG gccagcGGAAACCCGCTACCTCCTATGTGCGAACTACCATCAACAAGAATGCCCGGGCCACCCTCAGTAGCATCAGGCACATGATCCGCAAGAATAAGTACCGTCCGGATCTGCGCATG GCTGCCATTCGCAGAGCCAGTGCTATCCTGCGCAGTCAGAAGCCTGTGATGGTGAAGAGGAAGCGGGCCCGCCCCACCAAGAGCTCCTGA